One genomic segment of Ipomoea triloba cultivar NCNSP0323 chromosome 9, ASM357664v1 includes these proteins:
- the LOC116029710 gene encoding uncharacterized protein LOC116029710 codes for MIDKLEVTMPFIETVTQIPSYKKFLKNILGNKKKLEKSAVVDLSEGTLTCAMLQTNLPPKLQDPGSFAIPCIVGGFVVSHALCDLGASVSLIPYSLCKWLNLGEPKPTNMTLQMADRSIKRPVGVLEDVPVMIDQFFIPGDFVVLDIEEDTKVPIILGRPFLATAGAIIDVKRGKLVMEVAENKIEFDIFKMVKHQPSYVDECKMIEIKEKNSKGAQGNHDEFDAPLTSTIKRPPPLPNQT; via the coding sequence ATGATTGATAAGTTGGAGGTCACCATGCCCTTTATTGAGACCGTCACTCAAATTCCATCATACaagaagtttttaaaaaatattttgggaAACAAGAAAAAATTGGAAAAGAGTGCGGTTGTTGATCTAAGTGAGGGGACCTTGACATGTGCCATGCTTCAAACAAACTTGCCCCCTAAGTTGCAAGACCCCGGAAGTTTTGCTATACCTTGTATTGTTGGAGGGTTTGTTGTGAGTCATGCTTTGTGTGATTTAGGGGCAAGTGTGAGCCTAATTCCGTATTCTCTTTGCAAATGGCTAAATCTCGGTGAACCCAAGCCAACAAATATGACTTTGCAAATGGCGGATCGTTCTATAAAACGCCCGGTTGGTGTGCTCGAAGATGTTCCGGTCATGATTGACCAATTCTTTATCCCGGGAGATTTCGTGGTTCTAGACATAGAGGAAGACACCAAGGTCCCCATCATCCTTGGTAGGCCTTTCCTAGCTACCGCCGGTGCTATAATTGATGTGAAGAGAGGCAAGTTGGTGATGGAGGTGGCcgaaaacaaaattgaatttgacatatttaagATGGTCAAGCATCAACCGTCCTATGTTGATGAGTGCAAGATGATTGAAATCAAGGAGAAGAATTCTAAGGGAGCGCAAGGAAATCATGATGAATTTGATGCCCCATTGACCTCAACCATTAAAAGGCCTCCTCCTCTCCCAAATCAGACCTAA
- the LOC116029708 gene encoding uncharacterized protein LOC116029708, whose protein sequence is MIEHRGEEVIIWNCQGAASKQFLRAAKWLISKHHPDILCLVETRTSGYNADAVCTNLGFENWAEITSREWNFSVVYGSPSPHLRRRLWTALSRNTVQINHPWLIVGDFNAIVNNDECPKFTWRRGKEEGTFKGARLDRVLCSLDWLDLVTTSKVNHLTTFESDHNPLLVDLDTKETRHTNSFLFQGAWTNHHSFNQLVSNNWNGDLSVWQNKDAMAAKLKQWNRTVFGNIHHRKNRLLRRIEGIQKLFDHARHAGIINLERKIRLELEDTLQQEEIFWYQQAREDWIASGDRNTKFYHAATKSKKTKRSEPTFLDNDGNTMNDSHEIKIAIQSYFTNIFTKDAEADLCRVPHGNFPRLCENDWEIFNAEFTIEEVRAALYEMRPLKAPGPDGFHAMFYQKAWPVVGKSVFKQVDLFLKSGVMEEGNDRLKPILKKLVGQEQSSFVPGRQITDNILLYQEVMHSMRTKQGSKGFMVLKIDLEKSYDRLNWDFIRDTLKDVGMSNDWTILMPAGIWEEIDKRIRRFIWGGTPEVRKCHLVCWEEVTKPKRLGGLGIRAAKDMNMAFMAKLGWQVITNKESMWVKVLKEKYGHGKVSIDAISTKPVCSNAWRGIVAALHIVEKGIRSHVKNGRNTNFWTDVWLTKESLHHCVPDHALTKGIANRVYDYWQTDRGWKWERLTHLPLQTRQELLRVTIQDGEGDNEHYWSREASGEFSVTSAHDLCHDYPTDMQEKC, encoded by the exons ATGATTGAGCATCGAGGCGAGGAG GTTATAATCTGGAACTGTCAAGGGGCAGCTTCTAAGCAATTCCTTAGAGCTGCAAAGTGGCTGATTAGCAAACATCATCCGGACATCCTTTGTTTAGTCGAGACCAGGACGTCTGGGTATAATGCAGATGCTGTCTGCACCAATTTGGGTTTTGAGAATTGGGC GGAAATCACCAGTAGAGAATGGAATTTCTCAGTGGTGTACGGAAGTCCATCACCCCACCTCCGCCGAAGACTTTGGACTGCTTTAAGCAGAAATACGGTGCAGATTAACCACCCGTGGTTGATAGTTGGGGATTTCAACGCCATTGTCAACAACGATGAGT GTCCGAAGTTCACGTGGCGGCGGGGCAAGGAGGAAGGGACGTTCAAAGGCGCTAGATTGGATCGTGTTCTATGCTCGCTGGATTGGTTGGACCTTGTGACGACTTCGAAGGTTAACCACCTTACGACTTTCGAGTCCGATCACAACCCTCTTTTGGTTGATCTTGATACGAAAGAAACTAGGCACACAAATAGCTTCCTGTTCCAAGGTGCCTGGACGAACCATCATTCTTTCAACCAGCTTGTCAGTAATAATTGGAATGGGGATTTGTCTGTTTGGCAAAATAAGGATGCGATGGCAGCTAAACTCAAGCAATGGAACAGAACAGTGTTTGGTAACATCCATCATAGGAAAAATAGGTTATTGCGGCGTATCGAGGGGATACAAAAACTCTTTGACCATGCAAGGCATGCAGGCATTATTAATCTGGAAAGAAAAATTAGACTAGAGCTGGAGGATACGCTACAGCAAGAAGAGATTTTCTGGTATCAGCAAGCGAGGGAGGATTGGATAGCTTCGGGGGACCGAAACACCAAGTTCTATCATGCTGCTACGAAGAgcaaaaaaactaaaagaagcGAACCAACCTTCTTGGATAATGATGGTAATACCATGAATGATAGTCATGAGATCAAAATTGCTATTCAAAGCTATTTTACTAATATTTTCACTAAGGATGCGGAAGCAGATTTATGTCGTGTCCCTCATGGAAATTTCCCTCGGCTTTGTGAGAATGATTGGGAAATTTTTAATGCTGAGTTTACTATAGAAGAGGTCAGAGCAGCTCTTTATGAGATGAGGCCGCTCAAAGCCCCGGGACCGGATGGCTTTCACGCCATGTTTTACCAAAAGGCTTGGCCCGTGGTTGGAAAATCTGTTTTCAAACAGGTGGATTTATTCCTTAAGTCCGGAGTGATGGAGGAAG GCAATGACCGGTTAAAACCCATTCTTAAGAAGCTTGTTGGACAAGAGCAAAGCAGTTTTGTTCCAGGCAGACAAATAACGGACAATATTTTGCTCTACCAGGAAGTGATGCATTCCATGAGGACCAAACAGGGCAGCAAGGGTTTTATGGTGCTCAAAATAGATCTTGAAAAATCCTATGATAGGCTTAATTGGGATTTCATCCGTGACACACTTAAAGATGTTGGCATGTCTAATGATTGG ACAATTCTCATGCCAGCCGGAATATGGGAAGAGATAGACAAGAGGATCCGAAGGTTCATTTGGGGAGGAACCCCGGAGGTTAGAAAATGTCATCTAGTGTGTTGGGAAGAAGTCACAAAACCAAAAAGGCTTGGAGGGTTGGGCATTCGAGCGGCGAAGGATATGAATATGGCGTTCATGGCGAAACTAGGGTGGCAAGTCATTACAAACAAGGAGAGCATGTGGGTCAAAGTTCTCAAGGAGAAATATGGTCATGGGAAAGTAAGCATTGACGCGATCTCTACCAAGCCGGTTTGCTCAAACGCATGGAGAGGAATTGTGGCGGCACTCCACATCGTCGAAAAGGGAATTAGAAGCCATGTCAAAAATGGGAGAAATACTAATTTTTGGACTGACGTCTGGTTAACTAAGGAGTCACTACATCACTGTGTTCCTGATCATGCACTTACGAAGGGGATTGCCAATAGGGTGTACGATTACTGGCAAACTGATCGGGGATGGAAATGGGAGAGATTAACGCATCTACCACTTCAAACTAGACAGGAACTTCTCCGCGTTACGATACAAGATGGAGAGGGAGACAATGAACACTACTGGAGCCGGGAGGCATCAGGTGAGTTTTCAGTCACGTCTGCGCACGATTTGTGTCACGATTATCCGACCGACATGCAGGAAAAATGTTAG